AAACGCCATTCTGCTCCGTTTGTTAATACTACCCAATTAACTCCGCTTTGAGAAGCGTAACTTTCCGCCTGAAATATATGAGCTTCTTTCAATGAAGTATTCGCTGATTTAGCTTCAATATAAAAGCTCACTTTATTATTGATTTCAATTGCTAAATCCACAAACCGTTCTTTTATTTGAAATTCTTTTGTTATATGTTTTAATACATCATAGCCTAGTCCCTCTTCTAGAAACTTAATTACTCTGGTAACGACATCAGCTTCCTTTAAATCCTTTTCTTTTGCTTCCTGCCAGATAGGAATGAATTTCTTTACTGCTTTAAGAATTGGGTTTGCCATTTTACACTCTCCTTTTGCATAAACTTCAAAACATAAAAAAACAAGCAAAGCGATATATGCGTTTTGCTTGTTGGCATTATAGCAAAAAATATATCTGACTTAAAACAACTACAAAATCAAATCTATTATTGATTTCTTACTTATTAATAAAACTTACCCATAAATAACCTGTCAGTTATTCATTTGGCGCAGAGGGCTTTTGAACACCCTCTATGGCATTTGATATTTTACCTTCAAGTTGTAGTGCTTTTTGTGAGCACAAGTCGTATTTGCTTCTTGTATTTTGTATATGCGAGCCAAGTGTTTCAAACTCAATAAAGAACCTATCAAAATCGCCTTTTATTCTGCTTATTCTGCCAATTATTTCCGCGGCCTCTTTTTCCACCTTCATTCCTTTTAGCCCTTGCGAAATCACTTGCAAATAAGCATAAAAAGAGTTAGCAGAAACTGCTATAACTTTTTTTGCAAACGCATAAGCGCCAAGCGAACCCTCAACCTCTTCGTCTTTTATTATTACTTCGTAGTACACATTTTCGGCAGGAATATACATTAGGGCAAAATCAAAAGTGTTCTCATCTGGCCTGATATATTTTTTTGCAATGCTGTCTATGTGCTTCTTAACAGCAGAGACAAACTCTTTTCGCTCTACCTTCTTAACGGCTTCCTCTTTTGCATCAAGCATTCTGCGAAAACTTTCAAGTGGAAATTTTGAATCTATAGGAACTAAGCCCTGTGAAAGTTTTACCACGGCATCAACTACTTCGCCGCTTTTAAACTTATATTGCATAGCATAGTTTTCTGAAGGCAAAACTTGCGCTAACAAATCTTCTAACAAAAACTCGCCAAGATTTCCGCGAAACTTTGGGGCTTTTAAAATGTCTTCCAATGCTGAAATGTTTTTACCAACTTCAAATATTTTTTTGCTTGATTCAGAAAGCTCTCCAAGCTCCTTATGCACGCGGCTTACAACCTCCGACGCGCTATCCATTCTCACACCAAGCGAGTTCTGTGCCGAAACAAACTGCGTAAGAAATGCGTTCATTTGCGCGTTTAACATATCTGTGTTGCTTTTCATTCCATCAGAAAGCTGCTGCTTAACACCTTCTATCTGTTTTGTCATTTCTTCTATTTTTTTATCCGGTTTTTTAAGCAACGAAAAA
This region of Endomicrobiales bacterium genomic DNA includes:
- a CDS encoding DNA recombination protein RmuC, with the translated sequence MNEQIIFYTVFLACCALIAMAVFSLLKKPDKKIEEMTKQIEGVKQQLSDGMKSNTDMLNAQMNAFLTQFVSAQNSLGVRMDSASEVVSRVHKELGELSESSKKIFEVGKNISALEDILKAPKFRGNLGEFLLEDLLAQVLPSENYAMQYKFKSGEVVDAVVKLSQGLVPIDSKFPLESFRRMLDAKEEAVKKVERKEFVSAVKKHIDSIAKKYIRPDENTFDFALMYIPAENVYYEVIIKDEEVEGSLGAYAFAKKVIAVSANSFYAYLQVISQGLKGMKVEKEAAEIIGRISRIKGDFDRFFIEFETLGSHIQNTRSKYDLCSQKALQLEGKISNAIEGVQKPSAPNE